From one Melospiza melodia melodia isolate bMelMel2 chromosome 4, bMelMel2.pri, whole genome shotgun sequence genomic stretch:
- the OPN1SW gene encoding short-wave-sensitive opsin 1, with translation MDEEEFYLFKNQSSVGPWDGPQYHIAPMWAFYLQTIFMGLVFVAGTPLNAIVLIVTIKYKKLRQPLNYILVNISVSGLMCCVFCIFTVFVASSQGYFVFGKHMCAFEGFAGATGGLVTGWSLAFLAFERYIVICKPFGNFRFNSRHALLVVAATWIIGVGVAIPPFFGWSRYIPEGLQCSCGPDWYTVGTKYKSEYYTWFLFIFCFIVPLSLIIFSYSQLLSALRAVAAQQQESATTQKAEREVSRMVVVMVGSFCMCYVPYAALAMYMVNNREHGIDLRLVTIPAFFSKSSCVYNPIIYCFMNKQFRACIMETVCGRPMSDDSDVSSSAQRTEVSSVSSSQVGPS, from the exons ATGGACGAGGAAGAGTTCTACCTGTTCAAGAACCAGTCGTCGGTGGGGCCCTGGGATGGGCCCCAGTACCACATCGCGCCCATGTGGGCTTTCTACCTGCAGACCATCTTCATGGGGCTGGTGTTCGTGGCGGGCACGCCCCTGAACGCCATCGTCCTCATCGTCACCATCAAGTACAAGAAGCTGCGGCAGCCGCTCAACTACATCCTGGTGAACATCTCCGTCAGCGGCCTCATGTGCTGCGTCTTCTGCATCTTCACCGTCTTCGTGGCCAGCTCCCAGGGATACTTTGTCTTCGGGAAGCACATGTGTGCCTTTGAGGGCTTTGCAGGGGCCACCGGAG GGCTGGTGACAGGGTGGTCCTTGGCCTTCCTGGCCTTCGAGCGCTACATCGTCATCTGCAAACCCTTCGGCAACTTCCGCTTCAACTCGCGCCACGCGCTGCTGGTGGTGGCGGCCACCTGGATCATCGGCGTCGGCGTCGCCATCCCGCCCTTCTTCGGCTGGAGCAG GTACATCCCCGAGGGGCTGCAGTGCTCCTGCGGCCCTGACTGGTACACCGTGGGCACCAAGTACAAGAGCGAGTACTACACCTGGTTCCTCTTCATCTTCTGCTTCATCGTCCCCCTCTCCCTCATCATcttctcctactcccagctgctCAGCGCCCTGCGGGCC GTGGCGGCGCAGCAGCAGGAGTCGGCCACGACGCAGAAGGCGGAGCGGGAGGTGTCGCGCATGGTCGTGGTCATGGTGGGCTCCTTCTGCATGTGCTACGTGCCCTACGCGGCGCTGGCCATGTACATGGTGAACAACCGCGAGCACGGCATCGACCTGCGCCTCGTCACCATCCCTGCCTTCTTCTCCAAGAGCTCCTGCGTCTACAACCCCATCATCTACTGCTTCATGAACAAACAG TTCCGCGCCTGCATCATGGAGACGGTGTGCGGGCGGCCCATGTCAGACGACTCCGACGTGTCCAGCTCGGCCCAGCGCACCGAGGTCTCTTCCGTGTCCTCCAGCCAGGTCGGCCCCAGCTGA